The Bos javanicus breed banteng chromosome 21, ARS-OSU_banteng_1.0, whole genome shotgun sequence genome includes a region encoding these proteins:
- the KLC1 gene encoding kinesin light chain 1 isoform X2: MRETLSRLNLGATVCSPVMKQQQLCPCDGDPSGRMYDNMSTMVYMKEDKLEKLTQDEIISKTKQVIQGLEALKNEHNSILQSLLETLKCLKKDDESNLVEEKSNMIRKSLEMLELGLSEAQVMMALSNHLNAVESEKQKLRAQVRRLCQENQWLRDELANTQQKLQKSEQSVAQLEEEKKHLEFMNQLKKYDDDISPSEDKDADSTKEPLDDLFPNDDDDPGQGIQQQHSSAAAAAQQGGYEIPARLRTLHNLVIQYASQGRYEVAVPLCKQALEDLEKTSGHDHPDVATMLNILALVYRDQNKYKDAANLLNDALAIREKTLGKDHPAVAATLNNLAVLYGKRGKYKEAEPLCKRALEIREKVLGKDHPDVAKQLNNLALLCQNQGKYEEVEYYYQRALEIYQTKLGPDDPNVAKTKNNLASCYLKQGKFKQAETLYKEILTRAHEREFGSVDDENKPIWMHAEEREECKGKQKDGTSFGEYGGWYKACKVDSPTVTTTLKNLGALYRRQGKFEAAETLEEAAMRSRKQRVAEVLNDPENTEKRRSRESLSVDVVKYESGPDGGEEVSMSVEWNGDGTGSLKRSGSFSKLRASIRRSSEKLVRKLKGGSARDSEPRNPGMKRASSLNVLNVGGKAAEDHFQARSPTPL, from the exons AATGTATGACAACATGTCCACAATGGTGTACATGAAGGAAGACAAATTGGAGAAGCTCACGCAGGATGAAATTATTTCCAAGACAAAGCAAGTAATCCAGGGGCTGGAAGCTCTGAAGAATGAGCATAATTCCATTTTGCAGAGTTTACTGGAGACACTAAAGTGTTTGAAGAAAGATGACGAAAGTAATCTGGTGGAGGAGAAATCAAACATGATCCGAAAGTCACTGGAGATGTTGGAGCTTGGCCTGAGTGAGGCTCAG GTCATGATGGCGCTGTCAAACCACCTGAACGCCGTGGAGTCAGAGAAGCAGAAGCTGCGTGCGCAGGTGCGGCGTCTGTGCCAGGAGAACCAGTGGCTGCGGGATGAGCTGGCCAACACTCAGCAGAAGCTGCAGAAGAGCGAGCagtctgtggctcagctggaggaagagaagaagcatCTGGAATTCATGAATCAGCTGAAAAAGTACGATGACGACATCTCCCCTTCG GAGGACAAAGACGCTGATTCCACCAAGGAACCTTTGGATGACCTCTTCCCAAATGATGACGACGACCCCGGTCAAGGAA tccagcagcagcacagcagcgCAGCGGCAGCCGCGCAGCAGGGCGGCTACGAGATCCCCGCGCGGCTGCGCACCCTGCACAACCTGGTGATCCAGTACGCCTCGCAGGGCCGCTACGAGGTGGCCGTGCCCCTCTGCAAGCAGGCCCTGGAGGACCTGGAGAAGACCTCGGGCCACGACCACCCTGACGTGGCCACCATGCTCAACATCCTGGCCCTGGTGTACAG agaccaaaataaatataaagacgCAGCTAACCTACTGAACGATGCCTTGGCCATCCGCGAGAAAACTCTGGGCAAAGATCATCCTGCG GTGGCAGCAACTCTGAACAACCTCGCAGTGCTTTACGGCAAAAGAGGGAAGTACAAAGAAGCCGAGCCGCTGTGTAAGAGAGCTCTGGAGATCAGAGAGAAG gttttggGAAAGGATCACCCAGATGTTGCCAAGCAGTTAAATAACTTGGCCCTACTATGCCAGAACCAGGGCAAGTATGAAGAAGTGGAATATTATTATCAGAGAGCCCTCGAGATCTACCAGACAAAACTGGGACCTGATGACCCCaatgtggccaaaacaaaaaataacctg gcTTCCTGCTACCTGAAGCAAGGAAAGTTCAAGCAGGCAGAGACCCTGTACAAAGAGATCCTCACTCGCGCACACGAAAGGGAGTTCGGTTCTGTGGACG atGAAAATAAACCCATTTGGATGCATGCTGAGGAGAGAGAAGAATGCAAA GGAAAGCAGAAGGATGGGACGTCCTTTGGAGAGTATGGTGGCTGGTACAAGGCCTGCAAAGTCGACAG tccaactgtcacaacTACTTTAAAAAACCTTGGGGCGCTTTACAGACGTCAAGGCAAATTTGAAGCTGCAGAAACACTGGAAGAAGCAGCCATGAGGTCTCGTAAACAG AGAGTAGCCGAAGTGCTGAATGACCCTGAGAACACGGAGAAGCGGCGGAGCCGGGAGAGCCTGAGCGTGGACGTGGTCAAGTACGAGAGCGGCCCTGACGGAGGGGAGGAAGTGAGTATGAGCGTAGAGTGGAACGGG GATGGCACTGGATCTTTAAAACGCAGTGGCTCCTTTAGCAAACTCCGGGCTTCAATTAGACGCAGCAGTGAGAAGCTGGTTAGGAAGCTGAAGGGAGGAAGTGCCCGAGACAGTGAGCCGAGGAACCCCGG CATGAAGCGAGCCAGTTCTCTGAATGTCCTTAACGTGGGTGGCAAGGCGGCCGAAGACCATTTCCAAGCACGGAGCCCCACCCCGCTTTAG
- the KLC1 gene encoding kinesin light chain 1 isoform X4 gives MRETLSRLNLGATVCSPVMKQQQLCPCDGDPSGRMYDNMSTMVYMKEDKLEKLTQDEIISKTKQVIQGLEALKNEHNSILQSLLETLKCLKKDDESNLVEEKSNMIRKSLEMLELGLSEAQVMMALSNHLNAVESEKQKLRAQVRRLCQENQWLRDELANTQQKLQKSEQSVAQLEEEKKHLEFMNQLKKYDDDISPSEDKDADSTKEPLDDLFPNDDDDPGQGIQQQHSSAAAAAQQGGYEIPARLRTLHNLVIQYASQGRYEVAVPLCKQALEDLEKTSGHDHPDVATMLNILALVYRDQNKYKDAANLLNDALAIREKTLGKDHPAVAATLNNLAVLYGKRGKYKEAEPLCKRALEIREKVLGKDHPDVAKQLNNLALLCQNQGKYEEVEYYYQRALEIYQTKLGPDDPNVAKTKNNLASCYLKQGKFKQAETLYKEILTRAHEREFGSVDDENKPIWMHAEEREECKGKQKDGTSFGEYGGWYKACKVDSPTVTTTLKNLGALYRRQGKFEAAETLEEAAMRSRKQGLDNVHKQRVAEVLNDPENTEKRRSRESLSVDVVKYESGPDGGEEDGTGSLKRSGSFSKLRASIRRSSEKLVRKLKGGSARDSEPRNPGAPLAEPFSVDNDSSSSGLEDASLS, from the exons AATGTATGACAACATGTCCACAATGGTGTACATGAAGGAAGACAAATTGGAGAAGCTCACGCAGGATGAAATTATTTCCAAGACAAAGCAAGTAATCCAGGGGCTGGAAGCTCTGAAGAATGAGCATAATTCCATTTTGCAGAGTTTACTGGAGACACTAAAGTGTTTGAAGAAAGATGACGAAAGTAATCTGGTGGAGGAGAAATCAAACATGATCCGAAAGTCACTGGAGATGTTGGAGCTTGGCCTGAGTGAGGCTCAG GTCATGATGGCGCTGTCAAACCACCTGAACGCCGTGGAGTCAGAGAAGCAGAAGCTGCGTGCGCAGGTGCGGCGTCTGTGCCAGGAGAACCAGTGGCTGCGGGATGAGCTGGCCAACACTCAGCAGAAGCTGCAGAAGAGCGAGCagtctgtggctcagctggaggaagagaagaagcatCTGGAATTCATGAATCAGCTGAAAAAGTACGATGACGACATCTCCCCTTCG GAGGACAAAGACGCTGATTCCACCAAGGAACCTTTGGATGACCTCTTCCCAAATGATGACGACGACCCCGGTCAAGGAA tccagcagcagcacagcagcgCAGCGGCAGCCGCGCAGCAGGGCGGCTACGAGATCCCCGCGCGGCTGCGCACCCTGCACAACCTGGTGATCCAGTACGCCTCGCAGGGCCGCTACGAGGTGGCCGTGCCCCTCTGCAAGCAGGCCCTGGAGGACCTGGAGAAGACCTCGGGCCACGACCACCCTGACGTGGCCACCATGCTCAACATCCTGGCCCTGGTGTACAG agaccaaaataaatataaagacgCAGCTAACCTACTGAACGATGCCTTGGCCATCCGCGAGAAAACTCTGGGCAAAGATCATCCTGCG GTGGCAGCAACTCTGAACAACCTCGCAGTGCTTTACGGCAAAAGAGGGAAGTACAAAGAAGCCGAGCCGCTGTGTAAGAGAGCTCTGGAGATCAGAGAGAAG gttttggGAAAGGATCACCCAGATGTTGCCAAGCAGTTAAATAACTTGGCCCTACTATGCCAGAACCAGGGCAAGTATGAAGAAGTGGAATATTATTATCAGAGAGCCCTCGAGATCTACCAGACAAAACTGGGACCTGATGACCCCaatgtggccaaaacaaaaaataacctg gcTTCCTGCTACCTGAAGCAAGGAAAGTTCAAGCAGGCAGAGACCCTGTACAAAGAGATCCTCACTCGCGCACACGAAAGGGAGTTCGGTTCTGTGGACG atGAAAATAAACCCATTTGGATGCATGCTGAGGAGAGAGAAGAATGCAAA GGAAAGCAGAAGGATGGGACGTCCTTTGGAGAGTATGGTGGCTGGTACAAGGCCTGCAAAGTCGACAG tccaactgtcacaacTACTTTAAAAAACCTTGGGGCGCTTTACAGACGTCAAGGCAAATTTGAAGCTGCAGAAACACTGGAAGAAGCAGCCATGAGGTCTCGTAAACAG GGTCTTGACAATGTTCACAAACAGAGAGTAGCCGAAGTGCTGAATGACCCTGAGAACACGGAGAAGCGGCGGAGCCGGGAGAGCCTGAGCGTGGACGTGGTCAAGTACGAGAGCGGCCCTGACGGAGGGGAGGAA GATGGCACTGGATCTTTAAAACGCAGTGGCTCCTTTAGCAAACTCCGGGCTTCAATTAGACGCAGCAGTGAGAAGCTGGTTAGGAAGCTGAAGGGAGGAAGTGCCCGAGACAGTGAGCCGAGGAACCCCGG
- the KLC1 gene encoding kinesin light chain 1 isoform X1 — protein MRETLSRLNLGATVCSPVMKQQQLCPCDGDPSGRMYDNMSTMVYMKEDKLEKLTQDEIISKTKQVIQGLEALKNEHNSILQSLLETLKCLKKDDESNLVEEKSNMIRKSLEMLELGLSEAQVMMALSNHLNAVESEKQKLRAQVRRLCQENQWLRDELANTQQKLQKSEQSVAQLEEEKKHLEFMNQLKKYDDDISPSEDKDADSTKEPLDDLFPNDDDDPGQGIQQQHSSAAAAAQQGGYEIPARLRTLHNLVIQYASQGRYEVAVPLCKQALEDLEKTSGHDHPDVATMLNILALVYRDQNKYKDAANLLNDALAIREKTLGKDHPAVAATLNNLAVLYGKRGKYKEAEPLCKRALEIREKVLGKDHPDVAKQLNNLALLCQNQGKYEEVEYYYQRALEIYQTKLGPDDPNVAKTKNNLASCYLKQGKFKQAETLYKEILTRAHEREFGSVDDENKPIWMHAEEREECKGKQKDGTSFGEYGGWYKACKVDSPTVTTTLKNLGALYRRQGKFEAAETLEEAAMRSRKQGLDNVHKQRVAEVLNDPENTEKRRSRESLSVDVVKYESGPDGGEEVSMSVEWNGDGTGSLKRSGSFSKLRASIRRSSEKLVRKLKGGSARDSEPRNPGAPLAEPFSVDNDSSSSGLEDASLS, from the exons AATGTATGACAACATGTCCACAATGGTGTACATGAAGGAAGACAAATTGGAGAAGCTCACGCAGGATGAAATTATTTCCAAGACAAAGCAAGTAATCCAGGGGCTGGAAGCTCTGAAGAATGAGCATAATTCCATTTTGCAGAGTTTACTGGAGACACTAAAGTGTTTGAAGAAAGATGACGAAAGTAATCTGGTGGAGGAGAAATCAAACATGATCCGAAAGTCACTGGAGATGTTGGAGCTTGGCCTGAGTGAGGCTCAG GTCATGATGGCGCTGTCAAACCACCTGAACGCCGTGGAGTCAGAGAAGCAGAAGCTGCGTGCGCAGGTGCGGCGTCTGTGCCAGGAGAACCAGTGGCTGCGGGATGAGCTGGCCAACACTCAGCAGAAGCTGCAGAAGAGCGAGCagtctgtggctcagctggaggaagagaagaagcatCTGGAATTCATGAATCAGCTGAAAAAGTACGATGACGACATCTCCCCTTCG GAGGACAAAGACGCTGATTCCACCAAGGAACCTTTGGATGACCTCTTCCCAAATGATGACGACGACCCCGGTCAAGGAA tccagcagcagcacagcagcgCAGCGGCAGCCGCGCAGCAGGGCGGCTACGAGATCCCCGCGCGGCTGCGCACCCTGCACAACCTGGTGATCCAGTACGCCTCGCAGGGCCGCTACGAGGTGGCCGTGCCCCTCTGCAAGCAGGCCCTGGAGGACCTGGAGAAGACCTCGGGCCACGACCACCCTGACGTGGCCACCATGCTCAACATCCTGGCCCTGGTGTACAG agaccaaaataaatataaagacgCAGCTAACCTACTGAACGATGCCTTGGCCATCCGCGAGAAAACTCTGGGCAAAGATCATCCTGCG GTGGCAGCAACTCTGAACAACCTCGCAGTGCTTTACGGCAAAAGAGGGAAGTACAAAGAAGCCGAGCCGCTGTGTAAGAGAGCTCTGGAGATCAGAGAGAAG gttttggGAAAGGATCACCCAGATGTTGCCAAGCAGTTAAATAACTTGGCCCTACTATGCCAGAACCAGGGCAAGTATGAAGAAGTGGAATATTATTATCAGAGAGCCCTCGAGATCTACCAGACAAAACTGGGACCTGATGACCCCaatgtggccaaaacaaaaaataacctg gcTTCCTGCTACCTGAAGCAAGGAAAGTTCAAGCAGGCAGAGACCCTGTACAAAGAGATCCTCACTCGCGCACACGAAAGGGAGTTCGGTTCTGTGGACG atGAAAATAAACCCATTTGGATGCATGCTGAGGAGAGAGAAGAATGCAAA GGAAAGCAGAAGGATGGGACGTCCTTTGGAGAGTATGGTGGCTGGTACAAGGCCTGCAAAGTCGACAG tccaactgtcacaacTACTTTAAAAAACCTTGGGGCGCTTTACAGACGTCAAGGCAAATTTGAAGCTGCAGAAACACTGGAAGAAGCAGCCATGAGGTCTCGTAAACAG GGTCTTGACAATGTTCACAAACAGAGAGTAGCCGAAGTGCTGAATGACCCTGAGAACACGGAGAAGCGGCGGAGCCGGGAGAGCCTGAGCGTGGACGTGGTCAAGTACGAGAGCGGCCCTGACGGAGGGGAGGAAGTGAGTATGAGCGTAGAGTGGAACGGG GATGGCACTGGATCTTTAAAACGCAGTGGCTCCTTTAGCAAACTCCGGGCTTCAATTAGACGCAGCAGTGAGAAGCTGGTTAGGAAGCTGAAGGGAGGAAGTGCCCGAGACAGTGAGCCGAGGAACCCCGG
- the KLC1 gene encoding kinesin light chain 1 isoform X10 → MRETLSRLNLGATVCSPVMKQQQLCPCDGDPSGRMYDNMSTMVYMKEDKLEKLTQDEIISKTKQVIQGLEALKNEHNSILQSLLETLKCLKKDDESNLVEEKSNMIRKSLEMLELGLSEAQVMMALSNHLNAVESEKQKLRAQVRRLCQENQWLRDELANTQQKLQKSEQSVAQLEEEKKHLEFMNQLKKYDDDISPSEDKDADSTKEPLDDLFPNDDDDPGQGIQQQHSSAAAAAQQGGYEIPARLRTLHNLVIQYASQGRYEVAVPLCKQALEDLEKTSGHDHPDVATMLNILALVYRDQNKYKDAANLLNDALAIREKTLGKDHPAVAATLNNLAVLYGKRGKYKEAEPLCKRALEIREKVLGKDHPDVAKQLNNLALLCQNQGKYEEVEYYYQRALEIYQTKLGPDDPNVAKTKNNLASCYLKQGKFKQAETLYKEILTRAHEREFGSVDDENKPIWMHAEEREECKGKQKDGTSFGEYGGWYKACKVDSPTVTTTLKNLGALYRRQGKFEAAETLEEAAMRSRKQVLHNCQQLVEGRRRRLVTRGRKCTLGEAPLHALWAGWKEKHSRNSKC, encoded by the exons AATGTATGACAACATGTCCACAATGGTGTACATGAAGGAAGACAAATTGGAGAAGCTCACGCAGGATGAAATTATTTCCAAGACAAAGCAAGTAATCCAGGGGCTGGAAGCTCTGAAGAATGAGCATAATTCCATTTTGCAGAGTTTACTGGAGACACTAAAGTGTTTGAAGAAAGATGACGAAAGTAATCTGGTGGAGGAGAAATCAAACATGATCCGAAAGTCACTGGAGATGTTGGAGCTTGGCCTGAGTGAGGCTCAG GTCATGATGGCGCTGTCAAACCACCTGAACGCCGTGGAGTCAGAGAAGCAGAAGCTGCGTGCGCAGGTGCGGCGTCTGTGCCAGGAGAACCAGTGGCTGCGGGATGAGCTGGCCAACACTCAGCAGAAGCTGCAGAAGAGCGAGCagtctgtggctcagctggaggaagagaagaagcatCTGGAATTCATGAATCAGCTGAAAAAGTACGATGACGACATCTCCCCTTCG GAGGACAAAGACGCTGATTCCACCAAGGAACCTTTGGATGACCTCTTCCCAAATGATGACGACGACCCCGGTCAAGGAA tccagcagcagcacagcagcgCAGCGGCAGCCGCGCAGCAGGGCGGCTACGAGATCCCCGCGCGGCTGCGCACCCTGCACAACCTGGTGATCCAGTACGCCTCGCAGGGCCGCTACGAGGTGGCCGTGCCCCTCTGCAAGCAGGCCCTGGAGGACCTGGAGAAGACCTCGGGCCACGACCACCCTGACGTGGCCACCATGCTCAACATCCTGGCCCTGGTGTACAG agaccaaaataaatataaagacgCAGCTAACCTACTGAACGATGCCTTGGCCATCCGCGAGAAAACTCTGGGCAAAGATCATCCTGCG GTGGCAGCAACTCTGAACAACCTCGCAGTGCTTTACGGCAAAAGAGGGAAGTACAAAGAAGCCGAGCCGCTGTGTAAGAGAGCTCTGGAGATCAGAGAGAAG gttttggGAAAGGATCACCCAGATGTTGCCAAGCAGTTAAATAACTTGGCCCTACTATGCCAGAACCAGGGCAAGTATGAAGAAGTGGAATATTATTATCAGAGAGCCCTCGAGATCTACCAGACAAAACTGGGACCTGATGACCCCaatgtggccaaaacaaaaaataacctg gcTTCCTGCTACCTGAAGCAAGGAAAGTTCAAGCAGGCAGAGACCCTGTACAAAGAGATCCTCACTCGCGCACACGAAAGGGAGTTCGGTTCTGTGGACG atGAAAATAAACCCATTTGGATGCATGCTGAGGAGAGAGAAGAATGCAAA GGAAAGCAGAAGGATGGGACGTCCTTTGGAGAGTATGGTGGCTGGTACAAGGCCTGCAAAGTCGACAG tccaactgtcacaacTACTTTAAAAAACCTTGGGGCGCTTTACAGACGTCAAGGCAAATTTGAAGCTGCAGAAACACTGGAAGAAGCAGCCATGAGGTCTCGTAAACAG GTGCTGCACAACTGCCAGCAGCTCGTGGAAGGACGCCGCAGGCGGTTAGTCACCCGGGGACGCAAGTGCACGCTCGGCGAGGCGCCGCTGCACGCCCTCTGGGCTGGCTGGAAGGAGAAACACAGCAGAAATAGCAAGTGTTGA
- the KLC1 gene encoding kinesin light chain 1 isoform X8, which produces MRETLSRLNLGATVCSPVMKQQQLCPCDGDPSGRMYDNMSTMVYMKEDKLEKLTQDEIISKTKQVIQGLEALKNEHNSILQSLLETLKCLKKDDESNLVEEKSNMIRKSLEMLELGLSEAQVMMALSNHLNAVESEKQKLRAQVRRLCQENQWLRDELANTQQKLQKSEQSVAQLEEEKKHLEFMNQLKKYDDDISPSEDKDADSTKEPLDDLFPNDDDDPGQGIQQQHSSAAAAAQQGGYEIPARLRTLHNLVIQYASQGRYEVAVPLCKQALEDLEKTSGHDHPDVATMLNILALVYRDQNKYKDAANLLNDALAIREKTLGKDHPAVAATLNNLAVLYGKRGKYKEAEPLCKRALEIREKVLGKDHPDVAKQLNNLALLCQNQGKYEEVEYYYQRALEIYQTKLGPDDPNVAKTKNNLASCYLKQGKFKQAETLYKEILTRAHEREFGSVDDENKPIWMHAEEREECKGKQKDGTSFGEYGGWYKACKVDSPTVTTTLKNLGALYRRQGKFEAAETLEEAAMRSRKQGLDNVHKQRVAEVLNDPENTEKRRSRESLSVDVVKYESGPDGGEEVSMSVEWNGMRKTKLGLVK; this is translated from the exons AATGTATGACAACATGTCCACAATGGTGTACATGAAGGAAGACAAATTGGAGAAGCTCACGCAGGATGAAATTATTTCCAAGACAAAGCAAGTAATCCAGGGGCTGGAAGCTCTGAAGAATGAGCATAATTCCATTTTGCAGAGTTTACTGGAGACACTAAAGTGTTTGAAGAAAGATGACGAAAGTAATCTGGTGGAGGAGAAATCAAACATGATCCGAAAGTCACTGGAGATGTTGGAGCTTGGCCTGAGTGAGGCTCAG GTCATGATGGCGCTGTCAAACCACCTGAACGCCGTGGAGTCAGAGAAGCAGAAGCTGCGTGCGCAGGTGCGGCGTCTGTGCCAGGAGAACCAGTGGCTGCGGGATGAGCTGGCCAACACTCAGCAGAAGCTGCAGAAGAGCGAGCagtctgtggctcagctggaggaagagaagaagcatCTGGAATTCATGAATCAGCTGAAAAAGTACGATGACGACATCTCCCCTTCG GAGGACAAAGACGCTGATTCCACCAAGGAACCTTTGGATGACCTCTTCCCAAATGATGACGACGACCCCGGTCAAGGAA tccagcagcagcacagcagcgCAGCGGCAGCCGCGCAGCAGGGCGGCTACGAGATCCCCGCGCGGCTGCGCACCCTGCACAACCTGGTGATCCAGTACGCCTCGCAGGGCCGCTACGAGGTGGCCGTGCCCCTCTGCAAGCAGGCCCTGGAGGACCTGGAGAAGACCTCGGGCCACGACCACCCTGACGTGGCCACCATGCTCAACATCCTGGCCCTGGTGTACAG agaccaaaataaatataaagacgCAGCTAACCTACTGAACGATGCCTTGGCCATCCGCGAGAAAACTCTGGGCAAAGATCATCCTGCG GTGGCAGCAACTCTGAACAACCTCGCAGTGCTTTACGGCAAAAGAGGGAAGTACAAAGAAGCCGAGCCGCTGTGTAAGAGAGCTCTGGAGATCAGAGAGAAG gttttggGAAAGGATCACCCAGATGTTGCCAAGCAGTTAAATAACTTGGCCCTACTATGCCAGAACCAGGGCAAGTATGAAGAAGTGGAATATTATTATCAGAGAGCCCTCGAGATCTACCAGACAAAACTGGGACCTGATGACCCCaatgtggccaaaacaaaaaataacctg gcTTCCTGCTACCTGAAGCAAGGAAAGTTCAAGCAGGCAGAGACCCTGTACAAAGAGATCCTCACTCGCGCACACGAAAGGGAGTTCGGTTCTGTGGACG atGAAAATAAACCCATTTGGATGCATGCTGAGGAGAGAGAAGAATGCAAA GGAAAGCAGAAGGATGGGACGTCCTTTGGAGAGTATGGTGGCTGGTACAAGGCCTGCAAAGTCGACAG tccaactgtcacaacTACTTTAAAAAACCTTGGGGCGCTTTACAGACGTCAAGGCAAATTTGAAGCTGCAGAAACACTGGAAGAAGCAGCCATGAGGTCTCGTAAACAG GGTCTTGACAATGTTCACAAACAGAGAGTAGCCGAAGTGCTGAATGACCCTGAGAACACGGAGAAGCGGCGGAGCCGGGAGAGCCTGAGCGTGGACGTGGTCAAGTACGAGAGCGGCCCTGACGGAGGGGAGGAAGTGAGTATGAGCGTAGAGTGGAACGGG atgagaaagacGAAGCTCGGGCtggttaaatga
- the KLC1 gene encoding kinesin light chain 1 isoform X3 has protein sequence MRETLSRLNLGATVCSPVMKQQQLCPCDGDPSGRMYDNMSTMVYMKEDKLEKLTQDEIISKTKQVIQGLEALKNEHNSILQSLLETLKCLKKDDESNLVEEKSNMIRKSLEMLELGLSEAQVMMALSNHLNAVESEKQKLRAQVRRLCQENQWLRDELANTQQKLQKSEQSVAQLEEEKKHLEFMNQLKKYDDDISPSEDKDADSTKEPLDDLFPNDDDDPGQGIQQQHSSAAAAAQQGGYEIPARLRTLHNLVIQYASQGRYEVAVPLCKQALEDLEKTSGHDHPDVATMLNILALVYRDQNKYKDAANLLNDALAIREKTLGKDHPAVAATLNNLAVLYGKRGKYKEAEPLCKRALEIREKVLGKDHPDVAKQLNNLALLCQNQGKYEEVEYYYQRALEIYQTKLGPDDPNVAKTKNNLASCYLKQGKFKQAETLYKEILTRAHEREFGSVDDENKPIWMHAEEREECKGKQKDGTSFGEYGGWYKACKVDSPTVTTTLKNLGALYRRQGKFEAAETLEEAAMRSRKQRVAEVLNDPENTEKRRSRESLSVDVVKYESGPDGGEEVSMSVEWNGDGTGSLKRSGSFSKLRASIRRSSEKLVRKLKGGSARDSEPRNPGAPLAEPFSVDNDSSSSGLEDASLS, from the exons AATGTATGACAACATGTCCACAATGGTGTACATGAAGGAAGACAAATTGGAGAAGCTCACGCAGGATGAAATTATTTCCAAGACAAAGCAAGTAATCCAGGGGCTGGAAGCTCTGAAGAATGAGCATAATTCCATTTTGCAGAGTTTACTGGAGACACTAAAGTGTTTGAAGAAAGATGACGAAAGTAATCTGGTGGAGGAGAAATCAAACATGATCCGAAAGTCACTGGAGATGTTGGAGCTTGGCCTGAGTGAGGCTCAG GTCATGATGGCGCTGTCAAACCACCTGAACGCCGTGGAGTCAGAGAAGCAGAAGCTGCGTGCGCAGGTGCGGCGTCTGTGCCAGGAGAACCAGTGGCTGCGGGATGAGCTGGCCAACACTCAGCAGAAGCTGCAGAAGAGCGAGCagtctgtggctcagctggaggaagagaagaagcatCTGGAATTCATGAATCAGCTGAAAAAGTACGATGACGACATCTCCCCTTCG GAGGACAAAGACGCTGATTCCACCAAGGAACCTTTGGATGACCTCTTCCCAAATGATGACGACGACCCCGGTCAAGGAA tccagcagcagcacagcagcgCAGCGGCAGCCGCGCAGCAGGGCGGCTACGAGATCCCCGCGCGGCTGCGCACCCTGCACAACCTGGTGATCCAGTACGCCTCGCAGGGCCGCTACGAGGTGGCCGTGCCCCTCTGCAAGCAGGCCCTGGAGGACCTGGAGAAGACCTCGGGCCACGACCACCCTGACGTGGCCACCATGCTCAACATCCTGGCCCTGGTGTACAG agaccaaaataaatataaagacgCAGCTAACCTACTGAACGATGCCTTGGCCATCCGCGAGAAAACTCTGGGCAAAGATCATCCTGCG GTGGCAGCAACTCTGAACAACCTCGCAGTGCTTTACGGCAAAAGAGGGAAGTACAAAGAAGCCGAGCCGCTGTGTAAGAGAGCTCTGGAGATCAGAGAGAAG gttttggGAAAGGATCACCCAGATGTTGCCAAGCAGTTAAATAACTTGGCCCTACTATGCCAGAACCAGGGCAAGTATGAAGAAGTGGAATATTATTATCAGAGAGCCCTCGAGATCTACCAGACAAAACTGGGACCTGATGACCCCaatgtggccaaaacaaaaaataacctg gcTTCCTGCTACCTGAAGCAAGGAAAGTTCAAGCAGGCAGAGACCCTGTACAAAGAGATCCTCACTCGCGCACACGAAAGGGAGTTCGGTTCTGTGGACG atGAAAATAAACCCATTTGGATGCATGCTGAGGAGAGAGAAGAATGCAAA GGAAAGCAGAAGGATGGGACGTCCTTTGGAGAGTATGGTGGCTGGTACAAGGCCTGCAAAGTCGACAG tccaactgtcacaacTACTTTAAAAAACCTTGGGGCGCTTTACAGACGTCAAGGCAAATTTGAAGCTGCAGAAACACTGGAAGAAGCAGCCATGAGGTCTCGTAAACAG AGAGTAGCCGAAGTGCTGAATGACCCTGAGAACACGGAGAAGCGGCGGAGCCGGGAGAGCCTGAGCGTGGACGTGGTCAAGTACGAGAGCGGCCCTGACGGAGGGGAGGAAGTGAGTATGAGCGTAGAGTGGAACGGG GATGGCACTGGATCTTTAAAACGCAGTGGCTCCTTTAGCAAACTCCGGGCTTCAATTAGACGCAGCAGTGAGAAGCTGGTTAGGAAGCTGAAGGGAGGAAGTGCCCGAGACAGTGAGCCGAGGAACCCCGG